One Desulfobulbus propionicus DSM 2032 DNA segment encodes these proteins:
- a CDS encoding metal ABC transporter permease, which yields MPDLSPLYALLPQLLPFDCLHARFMQQALLGLLLLAPMAAVMGILVVNFRMAFFSDAISHSAFAGVALGLLFSADPGWTMPAFGLLVGLGIMILQRHSSLSSDTVIGVFFSAMVAFGLAIVSRDRSLARDLQRFLYGDILTISDAQILWLVLLFVVLMLFLALSYNHLLYIGLNPTLAQAHRIRVAIHQYCFAGLLALVVMFSVQAVGVLLVTALLIVPAAAARNVARSAGAMFWWALLISLTSAVSGLLISAQDWARTATGATIILIACGWFMLSLLLASRRREQSA from the coding sequence ATGCCTGATTTGTCGCCGTTGTACGCGCTGTTGCCGCAGCTGCTGCCCTTTGACTGTCTCCACGCCCGGTTCATGCAACAGGCCCTGCTCGGACTGCTGCTGCTCGCCCCCATGGCTGCGGTCATGGGCATCCTGGTGGTCAACTTCCGCATGGCCTTTTTTTCCGACGCCATCAGCCATTCCGCCTTTGCCGGCGTGGCCCTGGGCCTGCTGTTCTCGGCCGACCCCGGCTGGACCATGCCCGCCTTCGGCCTGCTGGTCGGCTTGGGCATCATGATCCTCCAGCGCCACTCCAGCCTGTCGAGCGACACGGTGATCGGGGTCTTCTTTTCGGCCATGGTGGCCTTCGGTCTGGCCATTGTCAGCCGCGACCGTTCCCTCGCCCGCGACCTGCAACGTTTCCTTTACGGCGACATCCTCACCATCAGCGACGCCCAGATCCTCTGGCTGGTCCTCCTGTTCGTGGTGCTGATGCTCTTTCTCGCCCTCAGCTACAACCATCTGCTCTATATCGGCCTCAACCCGACCCTGGCCCAGGCGCACCGCATCCGGGTGGCTATCCACCAATACTGCTTCGCCGGGCTGCTCGCCCTGGTGGTCATGTTTTCGGTGCAGGCGGTCGGCGTCCTGCTGGTCACCGCCCTGCTGATTGTCCCGGCGGCCGCGGCGCGCAATGTGGCCCGCTCGGCCGGCGCGATGTTCTGGTGGGCCCTGCTGATCAGCCTCACCTCGGCGGTCAGCGGCCTGCTCATCTCCGCCCAGGATTGGGCGCGCACCGCCACCGGCGCCACCATCATCCTCATCGCCTGCGGCTGGTTCATGCTCAGCCTGCTGCTGGCCAGCCGGCGCCGGGAACAGTCAGCCTGA
- a CDS encoding metal ABC transporter ATP-binding protein produces MAATSVLPLHQPGPADLAVRFDAVTVERGGISILDQVSASVPKGSCTAIIGPNGAGKTTLLLALLGEISYQGRIHMGNNGAPPRIGYVPQRLSFDRGMPLTVSEFLAMGFQKKPLWFGIAKALHQRSREALELVKAGHLASRKIGALSGGELQRVLLALALRQEPELLVLDEPSAGVDFRGELIFCELLDNLRRSQGFTQLMVSHDLATVTHHATHVICLNRKVAAEGPPRLTLTGDNLTAIFGMHMGLVSSRSMPDNRAVCSAPCCQERTNA; encoded by the coding sequence TTGGCAGCCACTAGCGTGCTTCCCCTCCATCAGCCCGGCCCGGCAGACCTTGCCGTGCGTTTTGACGCGGTCACCGTGGAGCGTGGCGGCATCTCCATCCTCGACCAGGTGAGCGCCTCCGTGCCCAAGGGCAGCTGCACGGCGATCATCGGTCCCAACGGCGCCGGCAAGACCACCTTGCTGCTGGCCTTGCTGGGAGAGATCAGCTATCAGGGACGCATCCACATGGGCAACAACGGCGCGCCGCCGCGCATCGGCTACGTGCCGCAGCGGCTCAGCTTCGACCGGGGCATGCCGTTGACGGTCAGCGAATTTCTGGCCATGGGCTTTCAGAAAAAGCCGCTCTGGTTCGGCATCGCCAAGGCACTGCACCAGCGCTCCCGGGAAGCCCTGGAACTGGTCAAGGCCGGACATCTGGCCAGCCGCAAGATCGGCGCCCTGTCCGGCGGCGAATTGCAGCGGGTCCTGCTGGCCCTGGCCCTGCGCCAGGAACCGGAACTGCTGGTGCTTGACGAGCCTTCGGCCGGGGTCGATTTCCGTGGCGAGCTGATCTTCTGCGAATTGCTCGACAACCTCCGCCGCAGTCAAGGATTCACCCAGCTGATGGTCAGCCATGACCTGGCCACCGTCACCCACCACGCCACCCACGTGATCTGCCTCAACCGCAAGGTGGCCGCCGAGGGGCCGCCCCGCCTCACCCTGACCGGCGACAATCTCACCGCCATCTTCGGCATGCACATGGGTCTGGTCAGTTCCCGGTCCATGCCCGACAACCGGGCGGTCTGCTCCGCCCCCTGCTGCCAGGAGCGGACCAATGCCTGA
- a CDS encoding metal ABC transporter substrate-binding protein, giving the protein MLTATLRLLLLLFVCPAALCLSQSKAHAADRPPRILASTFPMYQIVRNITQGIDGVEVELMIPAQMGCPHDYALTPQDMTKLARAEVLVINGLGLEEFLGAPVRKANPHLTLIDSSRGIAQILPYTEEKEGHGHASKTHGQPHGVHNDGHDGHHDANPHLFASPRMAALLTANIANALAQVHPAGAAAYTANAQTYGQRLTRLADELAELGKRLHTNRIVTQHGVFDYLARDMGLEVVAVVQAHAGQDPSASEILRLVQTIKAKKAGAIFTEPQYPEAVGRTIAKEAAIATARLDPAATGPEQAPLDYYEQVMRANLNTLEQTLGSH; this is encoded by the coding sequence ATGCTCACCGCCACCCTGCGCCTGTTGCTCCTGCTGTTCGTCTGCCCTGCCGCCCTGTGCCTATCCCAATCGAAGGCCCATGCCGCCGACAGGCCGCCGCGCATCCTCGCCAGCACCTTTCCCATGTACCAGATCGTCCGCAACATCACCCAAGGGATTGACGGAGTCGAGGTCGAGCTGATGATCCCCGCCCAGATGGGCTGTCCCCACGACTACGCCCTCACGCCCCAGGACATGACCAAACTGGCCAGGGCCGAGGTGCTCGTCATCAACGGGCTGGGCCTGGAGGAATTTCTCGGTGCGCCGGTGCGCAAGGCCAATCCCCATCTCACCCTGATCGACAGCTCGCGCGGGATTGCCCAGATTCTCCCCTACACCGAGGAAAAAGAGGGCCACGGGCACGCCAGCAAAACCCATGGGCAGCCTCATGGAGTCCACAACGACGGGCATGACGGTCATCACGATGCCAATCCCCACCTTTTTGCCAGCCCGCGCATGGCCGCCCTGCTGACCGCCAACATCGCCAATGCCTTGGCCCAGGTCCATCCCGCCGGTGCCGCGGCCTATACCGCCAACGCCCAGACCTACGGCCAACGGCTGACCCGGCTGGCCGACGAACTGGCCGAGCTGGGCAAGCGGTTGCACACCAACCGCATCGTCACCCAGCACGGGGTCTTCGACTACCTGGCCCGCGACATGGGGCTGGAAGTGGTGGCGGTGGTCCAGGCCCATGCTGGTCAGGATCCGTCCGCCTCGGAGATCCTTCGTCTCGTGCAGACGATCAAGGCGAAAAAAGCAGGTGCGATTTTCACCGAACCACAGTATCCAGAAGCTGTCGGCAGAACCATCGCCAAGGAGGCGGCTATTGCCACCGCCCGCCTCGATCCGGCGGCCACCGGACCCGAACAGGCCCCGCTGGACTACTACGAACAGGTCATGCGCGCCAACCTCAACACCCTGGAACAAACCCTTGGCAGCCACTAG
- a CDS encoding Fur family transcriptional regulator, whose protein sequence is MQRKTTQRTAIEQVFLSEDRPLGIDEILRLGRARVESLNQATVYRNLKLLLDRGWLTQINHPAMGTLYERSGKAHHHHFHCHGCNRVFELPGCTLNQQLAAPEGFVVEDHEVFLFGICPSCAAEAQ, encoded by the coding sequence ATGCAGCGAAAGACCACACAGCGAACAGCCATCGAGCAGGTTTTCCTGAGCGAGGACCGCCCTCTGGGGATCGACGAAATCCTCCGTCTCGGCCGCGCCCGGGTGGAATCGCTCAACCAGGCCACGGTCTATCGCAACCTCAAACTGCTGCTCGACCGGGGCTGGCTGACCCAGATCAACCATCCGGCCATGGGCACGCTCTATGAACGCAGCGGCAAGGCCCATCATCATCATTTTCACTGCCACGGCTGCAACCGGGTCTTCGAGCTGCCCGGCTGCACCCTCAACCAGCAGCTGGCCGCGCCCGAGGGCTTCGTGGTCGAGGATCACGAGGTCTTTCTGTTCGGCATCTGTCCCTCCTGCGCCGCCGAGGCCCAATAA
- a CDS encoding arylesterase: MEWMRGVLVVMVLTACGAGNAWAERVILFLGDSLTAGLGVEAEQAYPRLLGEMLARDGISDVRIVNGGISGSTSAGALARLRWYQQITPSILFLALGANDGLRGLTMEEMARNLNAVIEAAKARGMRVILAGMELPPNYGQEYTAAFRHVYHDLAARHGLPLIPFLLEGVGGVPALNQADGIHPNAEGHQRIARHVYPTLKACVKTAGERPEAGKP; encoded by the coding sequence ATGGAGTGGATGCGTGGTGTTCTTGTGGTGATGGTGTTGACGGCTTGCGGGGCCGGAAACGCCTGGGCGGAACGGGTGATCCTGTTCCTTGGCGATTCGCTGACCGCTGGTCTCGGGGTGGAGGCGGAGCAGGCCTATCCCCGGCTGCTCGGCGAGATGCTGGCCAGGGACGGCATCTCGGACGTGCGCATCGTCAACGGCGGGATCAGCGGATCCACCTCGGCCGGCGCCCTGGCGCGGCTGCGCTGGTACCAGCAGATCACCCCTTCGATCCTCTTCCTCGCCCTGGGGGCCAATGACGGCTTGCGCGGCCTGACCATGGAGGAGATGGCGCGCAACCTGAACGCGGTGATCGAGGCCGCCAAGGCGCGGGGAATGCGCGTCATCCTCGCCGGCATGGAGCTGCCGCCCAATTACGGCCAGGAATACACCGCCGCCTTTCGCCACGTGTACCACGACTTGGCCGCCCGGCATGGCCTGCCCCTGATCCCTTTTCTCCTGGAGGGGGTCGGCGGGGTTCCGGCCCTCAACCAGGCCGACGGCATTCATCCCAACGCCGAAGGGCATCAGCGGATCGCCCGCCATGTCTACCCCACGCTCAAGGCCTGCGTGAAAACGGCAGGGGAACGCCCCGAGGCGGGCAAACCATGA
- a CDS encoding ABC transporter ATP-binding protein: MTAPGNGPLIIASGLEKTYPLPESGRLCVLDGAGFTLQGGTTLAVTGQSGSGKSTLIALLAGLDRPDHGQITINGTELTGLDEAGLTRFRAAHIGIVFQQFHLLPHLTAEENVRLPLELLHRPCEAEAIDALLERVGLAARRGHLPSQLSGGECQRVAIARALAVKPLLLLADEPTGNLDVATGREVSDLLFHLVEQERMTMVVVTHNQELADRCHRRLRLTEGVLR; encoded by the coding sequence ATGACCGCGCCGGGCAACGGGCCGCTGATCATTGCCAGCGGCCTGGAGAAAACCTATCCCTTGCCCGAGTCGGGCCGGTTGTGCGTGCTCGACGGAGCCGGTTTCACCCTCCAGGGCGGAACGACCCTGGCGGTCACCGGCCAGTCGGGCAGCGGCAAATCGACCCTGATCGCGCTCCTGGCCGGACTGGATCGCCCCGATCACGGACAGATCACCATCAACGGCACCGAGTTGACCGGCTTGGACGAGGCCGGGCTGACCCGCTTCCGCGCCGCCCATATCGGCATTGTCTTTCAGCAGTTCCACTTGTTGCCCCATTTGACCGCCGAGGAAAATGTCCGCCTGCCGCTGGAACTGCTGCACCGGCCCTGCGAGGCGGAGGCGATCGACGCCCTGCTCGAACGGGTCGGGCTGGCGGCGCGGCGCGGCCATCTGCCGTCGCAGCTCAGCGGCGGCGAATGCCAGCGGGTGGCCATTGCCCGGGCCCTGGCGGTCAAGCCGCTGCTGCTCCTGGCCGATGAGCCCACCGGCAATCTCGACGTGGCCACCGGCCGCGAGGTGAGCGATCTCCTGTTTCACCTGGTGGAGCAGGAACGGATGACCATGGTGGTGGTCACCCACAATCAGGAACTGGCCGACCGCTGCCATCGCCGGCTGCGGCTGACCGAGGGAGTCCTGCGATGA
- a CDS encoding ABC transporter permease, giving the protein MKVLLRLVWRGLVRHPRFSLLFLVNLALGLTGFLLVSSFSATLSRYVDGHLREILTADVVIQGSRPLTEQERERVRRVAGPDSRFSRQIAFYTMVKGGGTSKLAQIVAIDAAYPLYGAFQDAGQPVDPHLLAALQEQPRLLMSRETARSYGLRPDDPLTIGQLVSTARTFFDRDPGGGFTGLTLAPKIYLGLPQVESSNLIRFGSRVTHTCFIRLPETADNAEVATRLGAALAGPEGKSDLRVSSTVDVNRRLGRAVGYFSSFLGLASMASLGLAGLAGGYLFREHLRGRRREIAILLSLGAGRRQCLLLPMGELALLGLGAACLATMLSQALLPLFSRLFVGLIPVDLHLGVDPASVLMTLVIGTAGSLLFCLPVYRRILAVRPLSLLRDQFDNGSPSWQERILQSATLVPAVGLLFFLAVRLSHTPAQGIGFAVGLAAVIGLLALIGRMLAAGCRRWSRTDRLTWRIVWRNLYRNRLAASAVFAALATALLLVNLIPQVEKGLIAEIGQPEGMERPDLFLIDIQEEQRQPLEALLHTEQVVLSPLAPMVQGRIASINGIPFARWRDQHGAGDERGLRRTEFNFSSRTRLDPSEHVVEGVPLPTIPWAMDAGEPFALSMEREFSERLRVGIGDRMVIDILGIELEGRIVNLRKVRWNSFQPNFFMLVQPGVLDEAPKTYLASVSGVENKDKQALVNRLTAAFANISVIDVSGTVERLSALTAQLSQSLRFMAGIALATGLVTVVAIARQEALRREREINLLRVLGAGIGRIRTLMMLEFALLGGAAALIALLLSLCCSLGISWLMFDRLWQFQWLSAILLLLSAPLICSFIALLAADSVIRRPPTTLLG; this is encoded by the coding sequence ATGAAGGTGCTGCTGCGGCTCGTGTGGCGCGGCCTCGTCCGCCATCCGCGCTTTTCCCTGTTGTTCCTGGTCAACCTGGCCCTCGGCCTGACCGGTTTTCTCCTGGTCAGCTCGTTCAGCGCCACCCTGTCCCGCTATGTCGACGGCCACCTGCGCGAAATCTTGACCGCCGATGTGGTGATCCAGGGCAGTCGCCCCCTGACCGAACAGGAAAGGGAGCGGGTTCGCCGCGTCGCCGGGCCGGACAGCCGTTTTTCCCGGCAAATCGCCTTCTACACCATGGTCAAGGGAGGCGGCACCTCCAAGCTGGCCCAGATCGTGGCCATTGATGCGGCCTATCCGCTCTACGGCGCTTTCCAAGACGCGGGGCAGCCGGTCGATCCGCACCTGCTGGCCGCCCTGCAGGAGCAGCCCCGCCTGCTGATGAGCCGCGAGACCGCCCGGTCCTACGGCCTGCGGCCGGACGACCCGCTGACCATCGGCCAGCTCGTTTCCACGGCGAGGACCTTTTTTGATCGCGATCCGGGCGGCGGCTTCACCGGCCTGACCCTGGCCCCCAAGATCTATCTTGGCCTGCCGCAGGTGGAGAGCTCCAACCTGATCCGGTTTGGCAGCCGGGTCACCCACACATGCTTCATCCGGCTGCCGGAAACGGCCGACAACGCCGAAGTGGCGACCCGACTGGGCGCGGCCCTGGCCGGGCCCGAGGGCAAGTCGGATCTGCGTGTGTCTTCCACCGTGGATGTCAACCGCCGCCTGGGCCGGGCGGTGGGCTACTTCAGTTCGTTCCTCGGTTTGGCCTCCATGGCCTCCCTCGGCTTGGCCGGCCTGGCGGGCGGTTATCTGTTCCGGGAGCATCTGCGCGGCAGGAGGCGGGAAATCGCCATTCTCCTCAGTCTCGGCGCCGGCCGCCGCCAATGCCTGCTTCTGCCCATGGGAGAGCTGGCCCTGCTTGGCCTGGGCGCGGCCTGCCTGGCGACGATGCTGAGCCAGGCGCTGCTGCCGCTGTTTAGCCGGCTGTTCGTTGGTCTCATTCCCGTCGACCTCCACCTCGGGGTTGATCCGGCTTCCGTGCTCATGACCCTGGTGATCGGAACGGCCGGCAGCCTGCTGTTCTGCCTGCCGGTTTACCGGCGCATCCTGGCTGTCCGGCCGTTGTCGCTGTTGCGCGATCAATTCGACAACGGTTCGCCTTCCTGGCAGGAGCGCATCCTGCAGTCGGCCACCCTGGTCCCAGCCGTTGGTCTGCTGTTTTTTCTGGCCGTGCGTCTCAGCCACACGCCTGCGCAGGGCATCGGATTCGCCGTCGGACTGGCGGCGGTGATCGGACTGCTCGCCCTGATCGGTAGGATGCTCGCCGCCGGCTGCCGCCGCTGGTCGCGAACCGATCGCCTCACCTGGCGGATCGTCTGGCGCAACCTTTACCGCAACCGCCTCGCCGCCAGCGCGGTCTTTGCCGCCCTGGCCACGGCCCTGTTGCTGGTGAACCTCATTCCCCAGGTGGAAAAGGGGCTGATCGCCGAGATCGGCCAGCCGGAGGGGATGGAGCGGCCCGACCTGTTCCTCATTGATATTCAGGAAGAACAGCGGCAGCCGCTGGAGGCATTGTTGCACACGGAACAGGTGGTTCTGTCTCCACTGGCCCCCATGGTTCAGGGACGGATCGCCAGCATCAACGGCATCCCTTTCGCCCGCTGGCGCGACCAGCACGGCGCTGGCGACGAGCGGGGGTTGCGGCGCACCGAGTTCAATTTTTCCAGCAGGACTCGGCTGGATCCGTCGGAGCATGTGGTGGAGGGCGTGCCACTACCCACGATCCCCTGGGCGATGGATGCCGGCGAACCCTTTGCCCTGTCGATGGAACGGGAGTTCAGCGAGCGGCTACGGGTGGGCATCGGAGACCGCATGGTCATCGATATCCTGGGGATCGAGCTGGAGGGACGGATCGTCAACCTGCGCAAGGTGCGCTGGAACAGCTTTCAGCCAAATTTCTTCATGCTGGTGCAGCCGGGGGTGCTCGACGAGGCGCCCAAAACCTACCTGGCCTCGGTGAGCGGGGTGGAGAACAAGGACAAACAGGCGCTGGTCAACCGCCTGACCGCGGCCTTTGCCAATATTTCGGTGATCGACGTGAGCGGCACGGTGGAGCGGTTGAGTGCCTTGACCGCCCAGCTCAGCCAGTCGCTGCGATTCATGGCCGGTATCGCCTTGGCAACCGGACTGGTGACCGTGGTCGCCATTGCCCGTCAGGAGGCGCTGCGGCGTGAACGGGAGATCAACCTACTCAGGGTGTTGGGAGCGGGAATCGGCCGTATTCGTACCCTGATGATGCTCGAATTCGCCCTCCTGGGAGGCGCGGCCGCCTTGATTGCCCTGCTGCTAAGCCTGTGCTGCTCACTGGGGATCTCCTGGCTGATGTTCGACCGCTTGTGGCAGTTCCAGTGGCTGTCCGCCATCCTGCTCCTCCTGAGCGCTCCCCTGATCTGCAGCTTCATTGCCTTGCTGGCCGCTGATTCGGTGATTCGCCGTCCACCGACGACCCTGCTCGGATGA
- a CDS encoding helix-turn-helix domain-containing protein, which produces MSQKELAQRTGLTEQTLTRIFKGDQPISYETANRLELVTGVPARMWNNLEAQYREQLAKQEERQRLEADKAWLKTIPIKELIERGHVVPDDDKVNLVRKVLAFFGVCSVQAWQEIWAAPAVAARRSRCFESRPGDAAAWIRQGELQAQQIECAPFDKTRFSAALEEIRPLTREESVVFEPRMKQLCANAGVAVALVREMKKVPWNGATKWLTPNKAMILLSLRGKGEDKFWFSFFHEAGHVLKDKKKGLFINDESNGDLSEKKADAFAAETLIPAKHDARISNCRSKQEIILLADELRISPGIVAGRYQFLTGQWQMFKDLIRKLEWAD; this is translated from the coding sequence ATGTCCCAAAAAGAATTGGCCCAACGAACCGGGCTGACCGAGCAAACACTCACCCGCATTTTCAAGGGTGACCAACCGATTTCCTATGAAACCGCCAACCGACTGGAACTGGTGACAGGTGTACCGGCGAGAATGTGGAACAATCTCGAAGCGCAATACCGGGAGCAGTTAGCCAAGCAGGAAGAGCGGCAAAGGTTGGAGGCCGACAAAGCCTGGCTGAAGACGATCCCGATCAAAGAATTGATTGAGCGAGGCCATGTGGTGCCGGACGATGACAAGGTGAATCTGGTCCGTAAGGTTCTTGCCTTTTTTGGTGTTTGCAGCGTGCAGGCCTGGCAGGAGATCTGGGCTGCCCCCGCTGTGGCTGCCCGAAGGTCCCGTTGCTTTGAATCCCGGCCAGGAGATGCGGCCGCCTGGATCCGTCAGGGCGAACTGCAGGCACAGCAGATTGAGTGTGCCCCTTTCGATAAAACCAGGTTCAGTGCTGCTTTGGAGGAGATTCGTCCTCTCACCCGGGAAGAATCGGTGGTGTTTGAGCCTCGAATGAAACAGCTTTGTGCGAATGCCGGTGTAGCTGTGGCCCTGGTACGCGAGATGAAAAAGGTACCCTGGAACGGCGCCACCAAGTGGCTAACCCCCAACAAGGCGATGATCCTGCTCAGTCTGCGTGGCAAGGGAGAGGATAAGTTCTGGTTTTCATTTTTTCACGAAGCTGGCCATGTGCTCAAGGACAAGAAGAAGGGGCTCTTCATCAACGACGAGAGCAATGGTGACCTCAGCGAAAAAAAAGCCGATGCCTTTGCTGCGGAAACCCTTATTCCCGCCAAGCATGATGCCCGGATTTCTAACTGTCGCAGCAAGCAAGAGATCATCCTTCTGGCCGACGAACTGCGCATTTCTCCGGGCATCGTTGCCGGGCGGTATCAATTTCTCACAGGGCAATGGCAAATGTTCAAGGATCTCATCCGTAAATTGGAGTGGGCAGACTGA
- a CDS encoding type I restriction-modification system subunit M, which yields MNGETHSQLANFIWSICNLLRGPYKRNEYRKVILPLTVLRRFECLLEPTRQAALEEFQSLKTKPERVQQARLQQITGHRFYNLSRMQLTLPGEKIHSLLDDPNNLAPNLNSYINGFSANVRAIMEKFKFSEQIAHMAEKNILFEVIKAFAGIDLSPQRVDQMQMGYVFEELIRIGAEQSNEEAGEHFTPREVIKLMVNLLLAPEQDLAKSHVVKTIYDPACGTGGMLSVAEEYIRHLNSEAKPKVFGQDWNDEAWAVCKSDMLIKGEDANNIILGDSFTRDGFDRDSDGNKWTFDYMLANPPFGVEWKQQQKTIQQEADTLGYAGRFGAGTPRINDGALLFLQHMIAKMRPVDKDGSRIAIVFNGSPLFTGDAGSGESEIRRWIIENDWLEAIVALPEQLFYNTGIATYIWVITNRKAKERKGKIQLIDARNFWVQMEKSLGNKRRRIGDPNDPNHPRDPDYIADITRVYENFTDGESRWVVFDKDSKVLGVNGLEPTVDDSNGQKKKYLVVSKLFDNEDFGYHKITVERPLRLNFQATAERIARLEEQTAFKNLATSSKKNEIVRQQEIETGKARQQAIRDLLAAFADQHGDTLFKDRKQFLLALREIDRARGVKLSAPELKAVLAVLGERDETASICRDKQGNPEPDTDLRDTETVPLKEGVEEYFRREVLPHVPDAWIDHSKTKVGYEIPLNRHFYRYEPPRELAEIEAEIKVLEGEILDLLREVTA from the coding sequence ATGAACGGTGAAACCCATAGTCAACTGGCCAACTTCATTTGGTCTATCTGCAATCTTTTGCGCGGCCCGTACAAGCGCAACGAATACCGTAAGGTCATCCTGCCGCTCACCGTGCTGCGCCGCTTCGAATGTTTGCTGGAGCCAACCCGGCAGGCTGCCCTTGAAGAATTCCAATCGCTGAAGACCAAGCCGGAACGGGTGCAGCAGGCACGATTGCAGCAGATCACCGGCCACCGTTTCTATAACCTGTCGCGCATGCAGCTCACCCTGCCGGGTGAAAAAATTCACTCGCTGCTGGACGATCCCAACAACCTCGCCCCCAACCTGAACAGCTACATCAACGGCTTCTCCGCCAATGTCCGCGCCATCATGGAGAAGTTCAAGTTCAGCGAGCAGATTGCCCACATGGCGGAAAAGAACATCCTCTTCGAGGTGATCAAGGCCTTTGCCGGGATTGATCTCTCGCCCCAGCGGGTCGACCAGATGCAGATGGGCTATGTGTTCGAGGAGCTGATCCGCATCGGCGCGGAGCAATCGAATGAGGAGGCCGGAGAGCACTTCACCCCGCGCGAGGTCATCAAGCTGATGGTCAACCTGCTGCTGGCCCCAGAGCAGGACCTCGCCAAGAGCCACGTGGTCAAGACTATCTACGACCCCGCCTGCGGCACCGGCGGCATGCTGTCGGTGGCCGAGGAATACATCCGCCACCTCAACAGTGAGGCCAAACCCAAGGTTTTTGGCCAGGACTGGAACGACGAGGCCTGGGCGGTGTGCAAGTCCGACATGCTGATCAAGGGCGAAGATGCCAACAACATCATCCTCGGCGACAGCTTCACCCGCGACGGCTTTGACCGCGATTCTGACGGCAACAAGTGGACCTTCGACTACATGCTGGCCAACCCGCCCTTTGGCGTGGAGTGGAAGCAGCAGCAGAAAACCATCCAACAGGAGGCCGACACCCTGGGCTATGCCGGACGTTTCGGCGCCGGCACCCCGCGCATCAACGACGGCGCCTTGCTCTTTCTCCAGCACATGATCGCCAAGATGCGCCCCGTCGATAAAGACGGCAGCCGCATCGCTATCGTCTTCAACGGCTCACCGCTCTTCACCGGCGACGCGGGCAGCGGCGAGAGCGAGATCCGCCGCTGGATCATCGAAAACGACTGGCTGGAGGCCATCGTCGCCCTGCCGGAACAGTTGTTCTACAACACCGGCATTGCCACCTATATCTGGGTGATCACCAACCGCAAAGCCAAGGAGCGCAAAGGTAAGATTCAGTTGATCGACGCCCGCAACTTCTGGGTACAGATGGAAAAGTCCCTGGGCAACAAGCGCCGCCGCATCGGCGACCCGAATGACCCGAATCACCCACGCGATCCTGACTACATCGCTGACATCACCCGGGTCTATGAGAACTTCACCGACGGTGAAAGCCGTTGGGTTGTCTTCGACAAGGATAGCAAGGTTCTCGGCGTGAATGGGCTTGAGCCGACAGTCGATGACTCGAACGGGCAGAAGAAAAAATATCTGGTGGTCAGCAAGCTGTTCGACAACGAAGACTTTGGCTACCACAAGATCACCGTCGAGCGCCCTCTACGTCTCAATTTCCAAGCCACGGCCGAACGCATCGCCCGGTTGGAGGAGCAGACCGCCTTTAAGAATCTCGCAACCAGCAGCAAAAAGAACGAAATCGTTCGCCAGCAGGAGATCGAGACCGGTAAGGCTCGTCAGCAGGCCATCCGCGACCTGTTGGCTGCCTTTGCCGACCAGCACGGCGACACCCTGTTCAAGGATCGCAAACAGTTCCTCCTTGCCCTGCGGGAGATCGACCGCGCTCGAGGCGTCAAACTTTCCGCCCCAGAACTGAAGGCGGTGCTCGCCGTCCTGGGTGAACGCGATGAAACCGCATCCATCTGCAGGGATAAACAGGGTAACCCTGAGCCGGACACCGACCTGCGCGACACTGAGACCGTGCCGCTCAAGGAAGGAGTTGAGGAATATTTTCGGCGAGAGGTCCTGCCCCACGTCCCCGATGCCTGGATCGACCACAGCAAGACCAAGGTCGGCTATGAGATTCCCCTAAACCGTCACTTCTACCGCTATGAGCCGCCCCGTGAGCTTGCCGAGATCGAGGCAGAGATCAAGGTGCTGGAGGGGGAAATCCTCGACCTACTGCGAGAGGTGACGGCATGA